The Kluyveromyces lactis strain NRRL Y-1140 chromosome B complete sequence genome contains a region encoding:
- a CDS encoding uncharacterized protein (similar to uniprot|Q03722 YML020W Saccharomyces cerevisiae) encodes MSNQSSLKRAAASTTSTSTVQKAQKEPVQTTTEDQGNEERYAERRPSSSWSVWNAKRETEVGSADQTQRSWWRKPSFASMGLGSKEQNGNESVQSDDQKSSTINRTTSPSSKDNNDATDQASNSKTPWLFWNKKDEAKEVLRNKNSILTSNALLPGESYDAILFKAKSEEQTSKETNTLNSNEAHGHNLNLLVPGFQSLPKSSIITSIYAQITKLGILWDTNKSKDSTPNSLYRRNPQISLNKLSEGKTKPVKVLIVGVHGFFPTKMIRPLIGEPTGTSTKFISEAETAVLRWFHKHDTHVEISKIALEKEGKVLDRVAFFFDVLKKWINEINKADFVYFVAHSQGCPVTIILLAKLIEAGIIDIDNIITSEDPPISIKSDDKKKIISILAMAGINNGPFYGADQTFFVKAYSAIESDSLKELFEFQNFYSVLSQKFIQSLRICIASNVKIAFVGSINDQLVPLYSSTCQFAHHPNIFKATFVDKDSRTPAFITRIVSIANHLINLGYDDHGIIKEISGSLAGTLTGGGHSKIYNEGQVYDLGIQFALETTDLPFELPVVYKSYEVDQLGSNPYHLPWCMRGLLYETGIHLGREEIDALFTEFEQWEPETKQLKNVKYRLNGLKSKL; translated from the coding sequence ATGTCAAATCAGTCATCATTGAAGAGGGCTGCTGCATCAACTACATCTACATCTACCGTTCAAAAAGCTCAGAAAGAACCAGTGCAAACGACCACCGAGGATCAAGGGAATGAGGAGAGATATGCTGAAAGAAGACCAAGCTCTTCTTGGTCAGTGTGGAATGCCAAGAGGGAAACAGAAGTGGGTTCTGCGGATCAAACGCAAAGATCTTGGTGGCGGAAACCGTCTTTTGCTTCAATGGGTTTAGGAAGTAAAGAGCAGAATGGAAACGAGAGTGTACAATCAGATGATCAGAAGTCATCTACTATCAATCGGACAACTTCGCCTTCGTCGAAAGACAACAATGATGCCACAGACCAGGCATCGAACTCGAAAACTCCTTGGCtcttttggaacaagaagGATGAAGCAAAGGAAGTGTTACGGAATAAGAACTCCATATTGACTTCAAATGCTCTATTACCAGGAGAATCATATGATGCCATATTATTCAAAGCAAAATCCGAAGAGCAGACCTCTAAGGAGACGAATACGTTAAACTCAAATGAAGCTCATGGTCACAATCTGAACCTCTTGGTTCCTGGTTTCCAATCTTTGCCTAAATCTTCGATTATTACGTCAATATATGCCCAAATTACGAAACTCGGAATATTATGGGATACCAACAAATCCAAAGACTCTACACCAAATTCGTTGTATAGAAGAAACCCACAAATATCCTTGAATAAGCTTTCAGAAGGGAAAACCAAACCTGTGAAGGTCTTAATAGTGGGAGTGCATGgtttctttccaacaaaGATGATAAGACCACTTATCGGAGAACCAACTGGTACGTCTACAAAATTTATCTCAGAGGCGGAAACGGCTGTTTTGAGGTGGTTTCACAAGCATGATACACATGTAGAGATAAGCAAAATTGCattagagaaagaaggaaaggTTTTGGACAGAGttgctttcttctttgatgtgTTAAAGAAATGGATCAATGAGATCAACAAAGCGGATTTCGTTTATTTTGTTGCACACTCTCAAGGATGTCCTGTGACAATAATTTTGCTTGCAAAGTTGATAGAAGCTGGCattattgatattgataatatAATCACATCTGAGGATCCGCcgatttcaataaaatcagatgataagaaaaaaatcataAGCATTCTTGCAATGGCCGGTATCAACAATGGACCATTTTACGGTGCTGACCAAACTTTTTTTGTTAAAGCGTACTCTGCTATTGAGAGcgattctttgaaagaactttttgAGTTCCAAAACTTTTATTCAGTTCTATCACAAAAGTTCATCCAGAGTCTTAGAATTTGCATAGCTAGTAACGTTAAAATCGCATTTGTAGGATCCATTAACGATCAGCTGGTACCACTTTATTCTTCAACCTGCCAGTTTGCTCATCATCCAAACATATTTAAGGCAACTTTTGTTGATAAAGATTCCAGAACTCCGGCGTTCATTACCAGAATTGTTAGCATTGCAAACCACTTAATAAATCTTGGTTACGACGATCACGGCATTATTAAAGAAATAAGTGGGTCATTGGCTGGTACTTTGACAGGTGGTGGGCACTCAAAGATTTATAACGAAGGTCAGGTATATGACTTGGGTATCCAGTTTGCACTAGAAACAACTGATTTACCCTTCGAATTACCAGTAGTTTACAAAAGTTACGAAGTGGATCAATTAGGCTCCAATCCATATCACTTACCGTGGTGCATGCGTGGTTTACTATATGAAACTGGTATTCATTTAGGcagagaagaaatagaCGCGTTATTTACCGAGTTTGAACAATGGGAACCAGAGACcaagcaattgaagaatgtAAAGTACAGATTGAACGgattgaaatcaaaactttga